Proteins co-encoded in one Tursiops truncatus isolate mTurTru1 chromosome 17, mTurTru1.mat.Y, whole genome shotgun sequence genomic window:
- the LOC117308649 gene encoding uncharacterized protein, whose product MLSLRERLSHSPRLTPHLTQLLKPYREWIPGRAVLFLGLRAGRRASRGARIAREPSGVWGPEDHPPPPAVPSLAQPPPGSGWARQPQGPEAGRRSWAFLQGRGEGEGRWGGGRVEPKDALLVPAPLAQLRSPGGLGGRPSSHQLALHRVTGKEELPVKAEDRVGGLAMWPKPGWARLGAAPAVSPGPVRVWLSRGRSSAAAAARPTRGRPAVSLSRAGERPCAFTRPESREVSGRQAAAAAGGLRHVLGEGSQGARGNDSLSPSVPQGSRSTAVGLARESQVTPYAPASKDSFQLTVRFERSPLVSMTRKTGFTRSFRCRGQDPGASQEESPADGAPLGQFHLGSVGLAQPSGCAKSILRKDCKPIFIWFSLKTKQKTTCEFLTIGKILTKILISSELLFLRGSELAGAEQLCSLLSAVCF is encoded by the exons ATGTTGTCCCTGCGGGAGAG ACTCTCCCACTCCCCACGACTTACCCCTCATCTCACCCAGCTTTTGAAGCCCTATCGGGAATGGATCCCTGGGCGGGCTGTGCTCTTCTTAGGCCTGAGAGCGGGAAGACGCGCGTCGCGAGGCGCGCGAATAGCGCGGGAGCCCTCCGGGGTCTGGGGGCCTGAGGACCACCCGCCGCCTCCAGCCGTCCCATCCTTGGCCCAGCCACCTCCGGGGTCGGGCTGGGCGAGACAGCCTCAGGGGCCCGAGGCCGGCCGAAGGTCTTGGGCTTTTCTccaggggcggggggagggggaggggaggtggggaggagggcgtGTGGAGCCCAAAGACGCCCTCCTGGTGCCCGCGCCCCTCGCTCAGCTTCGTTCCCCCGGAGGCCTCGGCGGGCGCCCTTCCAGCCACCAGCTTGCGCTGCACCGAGTCACCGGGAAAGAGGAGCTACCTGTGAAGGCTGAAGACCGGGTCGGAGGGTTAGCTATGTGGCCAAAGCCAGGGTGGGCACGTCTGGGGGCAGCCCCTGCCGTGAGCCCGGGTCCCGTCCGAGTTTGGCTTTCCCGGGGGAGGTCGTCGGCCGCCGCCGCGGCAAGGCCCACACGAGGCCGCCCGGCGGTCAGCCTCTCGCGAGCAGGAGAGCGGCCCTGCGCCTTCACCCGCCCGGAGTCCCGAGAGGTCTCGGGGCGGCAGGCGGCAGCAGCGGCGGGCGGGCTCCGGCACGTGCTGGGCGAGGGCTCCCAGGGTGCGCGGGGGAACGACTCGCTTTCGCCTTCAGTGCCCCAGGGAAGCAGATCTACCGCTGTTGGCCTCGCCAGAGAGAGCCAAGTCACTCCCTATGCTCCCGCGTCAAAGGACAGCTTCCAGCTCACGGTGCGCTTCGAACGGAGCCCACTGGTGTCTATGACTAGGAAGACCGGGTTTACAAGAAGTTTCCGCTGCCGAGGACAAGACCCAGGCGCCTCCCAGGAGGAGAGCCCTGCGGATGGTGCTCCTCTGGGGCAGTTCCACCTAGGCAGCGTGGGACTGGCCCAGCCCTCGGGTTGCGCCAAGAGCATCCTCAGAAAAGACTGCAAAcctatttttatttggttttcacttaaaacaaaacaaaaaactacgtgcgaattcttaaccattggGAAAATTCTAACGAAAATCTTGATTTCCAGTGAGCTCCTTTTCCTACGCGGCAGTGAGCTGGCTGGAGCCGAGCAGCTCTGCTCTCTGTTGTCTGcggtgtgtttttaa